In Myxocyprinus asiaticus isolate MX2 ecotype Aquarium Trade chromosome 8, UBuf_Myxa_2, whole genome shotgun sequence, a single genomic region encodes these proteins:
- the synpo2b gene encoding synaptopodin-2, with protein MEHLPQTKGKGVLMFAKRRQRMDDLSAEQEEMTQKGTAVHAFLESEVEIAKPAPQEESKPAPQEVFVRKQQPYQEQPYQQQMLPQSANGMNGLDPFHSSGVPRPIVPNRTAKPFLGGHDQGSETFLPVRGVSHPAPKKPENIFKVPVPVNTTPQVWSPTTDIIASRDERIAIPAIKTGILPETKRRGANKTDLKEMTPFQKKGDQRFIIEFGPEEDFLSLGAEACNFMQVPTVKQKNPPPVLPKPVINPAHPPWSAEGCEFRNSLPTSSSVPAIVHTKVQAASPKSPSQPQPSGKAWASLSSQPLPHQALPVWAPTHPPALHQSPKPHPTQVSTDTPDSLDAGPSQTKTLWTKSQNDGKSVASCPPQHRSSCFHTSKAPPASPKAHASDAGASEGLNLKGKGAELFARRQSRMEKFVVDDETVRANKARYPSPSLSMPSTWKYSPNVRAPPPVSYNPIVSPFYPLAAVKQPPSSTSPKIKPKATEEKNKQPPKHLNVLDVMKHQPYQLDSSLFTYNSNLEAKETSLMLCPSSTHSPTNLQAQPPSFEQSTMASPSQNLFSKSSQPVKQNPSKATGQVSVPYPFVRQSASNVAGSALQQSNGKLLAPLAMRDGVKIKGLSDTCLPLASTRDNVCVISPSYFSMNNENISQFALPMAPRPKFSAKKSASGGKQWKPVIMQH; from the coding sequence ATGGAGCATCTCCCACAGACAAAAGGCAAAGGAGTCTTGATGTTTGCAAAGAGGCGCCAAAGGATGGATGATCTTTCTGCAGAACAAGAGGAAATGACACAAAAAGGTACAGCAGTGCATGCATTTCTGGAATCTGAAGTTGAAATTGCAAAGCCTGCTCCACAAGAAGAAAGTAAACCAGCACCACAAGAAGTCTTTGTTAGAAAACAACAGCCGTATCAAGAGCAGCCATATCAGCAACAGATGTTGCCACAGTCAGCAAATGGTATGAATGGTTTGGATCCATTCCACAGTTCAGGTGTTCCCAGACCCATTGTACCCAACAGAACTGCTAAGCCTTTCCTAGGTGGTCATGATCAAGGCTCAGAAACTTTTTTGCCAGTCAGAGGTGTCTCACATCCAGCACCTAAGAAACCTGAAAACATATTTAAGGTTCCTGTTCCAGTAAACACAACTCCACAGGTTTGGTCCCCCACAACAGACATCATTGCTTCACGTGATGAACGTATTGCTATACCTGCAATTAAGACAGGGATCCTGCCTGAAACTAAAAGGAGAGGAGCAAACAAGACAGACTTGAAAGAGATGACCCCTTTTCAAAAGAAAGGTGATCAGAGGTTCATAATAGAGTTTGGTCCAGAAGAGGACTTTCTCAGTCTGGGTGCTGAAGCATGCAATTTCATGCAAGTTCCAACAGTCAAACAGAAAAACCCTCCACCTGTCCTACCCAAACCTGTCATCAACCCAGCTCACCCTCCGTGGTCTGCAGAAGGTTGTGAGTTTCGTAATTCCCTTCCAACATCAAGTTCAGTCCCTGCTATTGTGCACACCAAAGTGCAGGCAGCATCCCCAAAAAGTCCATCACAGCCACAGCCTTCTGGAAAAGCCTGGGCCTCATTGTCATCTCAGCCACTACCACATCAAGCATTGCCTGTTTGGGCTCCAACCCACCCACCAGCTCTACATCAATCTCCAAAACCACATCCAACACAAGTGAGTACTGATACACCAGACTCACTCGATGCTGGTCCTTCCCAAACTAAAACATTATGGACTAAGTCACAAAATGACGGCAAATCTGTTGCTTCCTGTCCACCCCAGCACAGGAGCTCATGCTTTCATACATCTAAGGCTCCCCCAGCTTCTCCTAAAGCACATGCATCAGATGCAGGTGCTTCTGAGGGGCTGAACCTTAAAGGCAAAGGAGCTGAACTGTTTGCCCGGAGACAGTCCCGTATGGAAAAATTTGTTGTGGATGACGAGACTGTGAGAGCGAACAAGGCCAGATACCCATCACCATCACTTTCAATGCCAAGCACCTGGAAATACTCTCCCAATGTCCGTGCCCCACCTCCAGTGTCATACAATCCTATTGTGTCCCCCTTTTATCCCCTTGCAGCTGTTAAACAGCCTCCTTCTTCAACCAGCCCAAAAATTAAGCCTAAAGCAACCgaggagaaaaacaaacaaccacCCAAACATCTCAATGTTCTTGATGTCATGAAACACCAGCCTTATCAGCTGGATTCTTCACTTTTCACCTACAACTCCAACCTAGAGGCTAAAGAAACAAGCCTTATGTTGTGTCCTTCTTCCACCCACTCCCCTACAAATTTGCAGGCCCAACCCCCCTCTTTTGAGCAATCTACAATGGCCTCTCCCTCCCAAAACCTTTTCTCCAAAAGTTCTCAGCCAGTTAAACAAAATCCTTCTAAAGCCACTGGACAGGTAAGTGTTCCATACCCCTTTGTCCGTCAGTCTGCATCAAATGTGGCTGGCAGTGCTCTACAGCAATCAAATGGGAAACTTCTAGCTCCACTTGCCATGCGTGATGGCGTTAAAATCAAAGGGCTCTCCGACACCTGCCTGCCTCTTGCTAGCACTAGGGACAATGTCTGTGTGATATCCCCTTCTTATTTCTCCATgaataatgaaaatatttcaCAGTTTGCATTGCCAATGGCTCCAAGACCAAAGTTTTCAGCCAAAAAGTCAGCCTCTGGAGGCAAGCAATGGAAACCAGTAATTATGCAACATTAA